The genomic interval CGGCGTGCAGGGCCTTGGTGGCCGCGGCGACCTGGGTCAGGATGTCGATGCAGTATTTGTCCTCATCCACCATCCGGGCGATCCCGCGGACCTGGCCCTCGATGCGCTTGAGCCTGCGCAGGTATGCCTCCTTGTTGGCGGTGTAGCCATGCGGAGGCGCCGGGTCAGCGCCGGCGTGTGTGGTCAAAGTTTCCTGCGAAGGTTCCATGCAGCCAAACATATACCCCGCAGGGGTATATGGCAAGTACCCCCTGGGGGTATCCAATGCGGAGATGGGCGCGCCACGAGGTTGGGTGGGTGCGGCTCTGGGCGGGCACAAAAAAGCTCCGGAGTGCGTTATTGGGGGATACGCACTCCGGAGCAGCATTTGGGCAGATTCACCCGGCCACTCCGGCCGGATCCTTCTGCTTGAATTAGCTTACTTGCCAGTACAGCCGTCCGCTACCACCTCGAATAACTACTTTCGCTTTATTATTTCGGTCACCCGAAAACCGCCCGAGTGGGGCGAGGCAGCCGGCTCAGGTAACGGCTCAGGCATCGTCCTGATGCGCCGGCCGCCGGTAGGGAACCACCAGCACCGGCCGGCTTTGATGGTGCGTCAGCCAGAGTCCCACTGATCCGTTGAGCATCTCGGAGATCCGGTGGGTCAGGCCGCGCTCCGACGTTCCCACAATGATCATGGGGGAGTTGCTTTCCGCGGCGAGCCGGGCGAGGGCGCGGGCCGGATCCCCCGCCAGGGTCCGCAGCGTCCAGTCCACAGGGGTGGCCGGCGCCGCGGCGTCGGCCACGGCTTCCGCGATCACCCCCCTGAGTTCCGTGGTGACCGAGCGGATGTCGTCGTCGTCCTTGTCCGGGTGCAGCGACAGCCGGTGTGCGGATCTGGTGGGATCCCATTCCACCAGGTAGCTGGCCTCGTCAACATAGGCACACAGCAACGGCACGGCCAGTTTGGCCGCCAGGGAGGTGGCGGTCTTCAGCACTTCCGGGTGCTGATGGGGCAACACGCCCACCAGCAACGGAGGCGGACCACTGAATCGTTCGGGACTCATAGGACCATTCTGTGCCTGCGCGGAGCCACTTGAACAGGGCCGACGCCGCGTGGACGTATCAGGCGGCAGCGGGGGACGCCGAGACAACCACGTTCTTGCCCCACGGGTCTTCCGTGTAGCAGCTGATCAGGACCACACGGCTGGGCACCATGTCCCAGATGGGGCTGTCCTTGAGGGTGTCCTTGAGGTACGTGGTGACGCTGTCCACCCTGTAAGGGATGGTGCCGGTCGCGGTGACGACGTCGAAGGTGTCGCCGATGACGGCAGCGGAGCTGAGGTGGTTGAACGGGGCGTCCCGGCCCTCCCAGCTGTGTCCGATGATGTACGTGGTGTTGCCCGACCCGTTGCCGGGAGTCCCGAACGGTGTCAGCCAATACCCGTCCATGGTGGTGGGCGGCTCCACAGTACGGGTGGCGACGGCCGAGGTGTCCGGTTCAAGGGGATGGACTGCCGTGTCGATTGCCGCAGCGGGATAGAGGATACGCACGGGTGCGGAGGCTTCCGGCAAGGCCGGGCCGGGGGTGGTGGCGTCTGCGGCCGGGGCTGTTGCCGTCGTTGGAGCTGCCCCCGGAGCTTCGCCCGTGCCGGACAGCGGCCAGGGAGCGGGCGACGGCGTGGCCCGGAATGGTGCCGACAGTTCCGCTGTGGGGACGGCGACTTCCCCGTGTTTGAGCAGGGGTGCACCGAAGGTGAGGGACAGGAAACCCAGGACTCCGCACAGCAGGATTGCCAGATCTCCACGGTTCCATCCGCGGACGCGCAGGACTTCCAGGACACGCAGGACGCCACGGCGGACGACGCGAGTGCCGGAGTGCTTGGACATGATGTTCCTTTGCTTTCAGACGCCTTGCGTTCAGCAGGTGAAGGGTGCGCCCGCTTGGAAACTGCGCCGAGGGCGTCCCGCCGGGTTTTGGCGGGACGCCCTCGGTAACAGTCCCCGGAGGCTCTGGCGGGCGTCAGCCCGCCGTCGGCGATTCCGTCCGGGACTTGCGGCGCACTGCAACCACAGTGCCCGCACCTAGCAGGACGCCCAGCCCGGCCAGCCAGGTAGTATTTTCATCTGATCCGCCGATGGCGGTTTGTGCGTTGAAGCCCTGGTTGGTGCCCTGGCTGACAGCGGCTGCTGCTGCGGCGGGCGCCTTGGCTGCGGCTGCCTTCGGTGCGGGCGTCTGCGTCGCCGGTGTGACCGCGCCGGCGGCCAGGGCGACCTCGGTGGTCGGGTCCACGGGCGGATCGACCGGCGGGTCCACGGGGGGATCGACAGGCGGGTCGACCGGGGGGTCAACGGGCGGGTCGACCGGGGGGTCAACGGGCGGGTCGACCGGCGGGTCAACCGGCGGATCAACAGGTGGGTCGACCGGGGGATCAACAGGTGGGTCGACCGGGGGATCAACAGGTGGGTCGACCGGGGGCGGTACAACGCAAGCCTGGGTAGGGTCACCACCCACGGGCCACCAGTTCAATCCGGCAGGCAGAAGAGGGTTCGGCGGGATGATGTCATCGTCGTGCCCGCCATGTCCCGCCAGGCCGTTCACCCCGTTGAGGTCGATGCTGATGGTGTGTCCGTTGTGGCAAAGAGTGAAGTTGTCTGCCGCGCTGGCCGGGGCCGTGACGCTGAGCATTGCCAGCCCCACTACTCCCAAAGTTGCGAATGTTCGTTTCATGGTTTTCGTCTCCCCAGACTGTTCCGAAAGGACCATGGCGGCGAGGGAG from Pseudarthrobacter sp. SSS035 carries:
- a CDS encoding metal-sensitive transcriptional regulator; translated protein: MEPSQETLTTHAGADPAPPHGYTANKEAYLRRLKRIEGQVRGIARMVDEDKYCIDILTQVAAATKALHAVSLGLVEEHIGHCVVGAAGEPDPALRTEAIDAKVREATAAIGRLLR
- a CDS encoding universal stress protein; amino-acid sequence: MSPERFSGPPPLLVGVLPHQHPEVLKTATSLAAKLAVPLLCAYVDEASYLVEWDPTRSAHRLSLHPDKDDDDIRSVTTELRGVIAEAVADAAAPATPVDWTLRTLAGDPARALARLAAESNSPMIIVGTSERGLTHRISEMLNGSVGLWLTHHQSRPVLVVPYRRPAHQDDA
- a CDS encoding class F sortase — encoded protein: MSKHSGTRVVRRGVLRVLEVLRVRGWNRGDLAILLCGVLGFLSLTFGAPLLKHGEVAVPTAELSAPFRATPSPAPWPLSGTGEAPGAAPTTATAPAADATTPGPALPEASAPVRILYPAAAIDTAVHPLEPDTSAVATRTVEPPTTMDGYWLTPFGTPGNGSGNTTYIIGHSWEGRDAPFNHLSSAAVIGDTFDVVTATGTIPYRVDSVTTYLKDTLKDSPIWDMVPSRVVLISCYTEDPWGKNVVVSASPAAA